Genomic segment of Caldanaerobius polysaccharolyticus DSM 13641:
TTGCCCACACGGGTATCATAGCCGCCCCTAAAGCCGCGCAGGTCTGCGGGCTTAAATATCCATCAGGTATGTGCATAAAAGCCCCCCTTATAAATTTTGTCCTGTGGTAGTCATGGTCAGCTTGCCGTGTTTTACGCCTTTAGTGCTTATGAGCCTGTCAGCTACCGCCCTTATTTTCGCCGCAGTGCCCTTTACAACCATGACCTCCAGGCAATTGTGGGCATCCAGGTGAACATGCATGGTGGATATGATGTTTCTGTGAAAGCTGTGCTGGATGTCCACCAGCTTATCGCTTAGCTCCCTGACCTCATGGTTATACACCAGCGTTATGGTGCCTACTGTTTCCACGTCTTCATCCTGCCACTGGTTTTCCACTATGTAATCCCTTATAAGGTCCCTTATAGCTTCTGATCTATTGCTATAGTTTTTGCTCTTTATCAGTTCATCAAATTGCGCCAGCAACCTTGTATCCATGGAAACGCCAAAGCGGGTGATCTCTTCTATAGCCATCATTCCCTTCCGTGTTACTTTTATCAAAAGTATAGCACTCACAAAATCAGATGTCAACAAAATCCCAATGCAAAAGAGCCGGTATACCCACCGGCTCCAGCAAAGGAAACAAATTAGTGACACTTAGAAAAACCACAGTTTCTGCATATAACACAGCCTTCCTCGTGTTCAATCGCTGCCCCGCATTCAGGGCACCTCATTATATCATCCCTATTATCATCCCTAACTTCCACGTCAAGGGCTATCTCATCTGCCAAATCTGCCTCTTCCAAAGGCTTATGATCTCTTAGCATCATCACTTTTTCAATGACCTTGGCGATGGCGTCAGGACATGAAAGCACCTTTATGTTCTTATCCCTCTCCTTCTGCCTTATAGTGGAGTGGCACCTTATTCCCTTCAACTGGCCCACTATCTCTTTGACATCCATACCCGACCGCAGCGCAATGGACACCAGCCTGCTGGTGGCTTCGGATTGAGATGGACAACCCCCCGCTCGTCCCAGATTGGTAAACACCTCGCAAATTCCCTTATCGTCGTAATTTACCGTGACATAAAGATTACCGCAGCCTATCCTGACCTTCTCCGTATAGCCCATGGTTATCTCAGGTCGTGGTCTGGGCACAATTTTCGCTTTTTTATCGCTATTTTCTTTTTTTGTCGACTTGTTAGCACCTACGTTTATAACCTGGCTTTCCCTGCTGCCATCCCTGTATATGGTAACGCCTTTACACCCCAGCTCATACGCCAGCATGTAAACTTCCCTTACATCGTCTTTTGTAGCATCATGTCTGAAATTTACGGTTTTTGACACGGCATTATCAGTATGTTCCTGAAACGTCGCCTGCATTTTTACATGCCAGAAAGGGTCGATGTCATGAGCTGTCACAAATACCCTCTTTATATCGTCAGGTATCTCTTGGATGCCCTTTAATGTGCCTCTTTTAACTACCTCCTCCATGAGCTCCTCAGAATAAAATCCCCTTTTTAAAAGCACCTCTTTAAATGTAGGATTGACTTCCACCAGGCGCTGGTTATCCAGCACATTTCTCACAAAAGCCAGTGCAAACAAAGGCTCTATGCCACTGGACACACCTGCTATTATGCTTATAGTGCCTGTAGGAGCTATGGTAGTTGTAGTGGCATTTCTCAGCTTTATACCTCTATCCCTGTATACGCTCTTATCGTAATAAGGGAATACCCCTCTTTGTTCAGCCAGCTCCGCTGATGCCTCTTTGGATTTCTCGTCGATGAATTTCATCACATTGTCAGCTAGCTCTACTCCCTCTTGGGAATTATAGGGTATGCCCAATTTCAAGAGCATATCAGCAAATCCCATGA
This window contains:
- the nikR gene encoding nickel-responsive transcriptional regulator NikR, which encodes MMAIEEITRFGVSMDTRLLAQFDELIKSKNYSNRSEAIRDLIRDYIVENQWQDEDVETVGTITLVYNHEVRELSDKLVDIQHSFHRNIISTMHVHLDAHNCLEVMVVKGTAAKIRAVADRLISTKGVKHGKLTMTTTGQNL
- a CDS encoding vitamin B12-dependent ribonucleotide reductase, with protein sequence MKLTENAIKVLKTRYLAKDENGNIIETPEELFRRVASAVAGAERLYDENADVKAMEEEFYRLMTDLDFLPNSPTLMNAGRPLGQLSACFVLPVGDSMEEIFDAVKNAAVIHKSGGGTGFSFSRIRPKGSAVKTTGGIASGPVSFMRVFNAATEAVKQGGTRRGANMGILRVDHPDILEFIQCKKDNSEITNFNISVGITEKFMQAVIRDQEYELVDPHTKKVTNKLRAREVFDLIVDMAWNNGEPGIIFLDRINRDNVVPELGEIESTNPCGEQPLLPYESCNLGSINLANMLKPWEGGYTVDYDKLERTVKLAVRFLDNVIDVNKYPLPIIESTTKGTRKIGLGVMGFADMLLKLGIPYNSQEGVELADNVMKFIDEKSKEASAELAEQRGVFPYYDKSVYRDRGIKLRNATTTTIAPTGTISIIAGVSSGIEPLFALAFVRNVLDNQRLVEVNPTFKEVLLKRGFYSEELMEEVVKRGTLKGIQEIPDDIKRVFVTAHDIDPFWHVKMQATFQEHTDNAVSKTVNFRHDATKDDVREVYMLAYELGCKGVTIYRDGSRESQVINVGANKSTKKENSDKKAKIVPRPRPEITMGYTEKVRIGCGNLYVTVNYDDKGICEVFTNLGRAGGCPSQSEATSRLVSIALRSGMDVKEIVGQLKGIRCHSTIRQKERDKNIKVLSCPDAIAKVIEKVMMLRDHKPLEEADLADEIALDVEVRDDNRDDIMRCPECGAAIEHEEGCVICRNCGFSKCH